One Ardenticatenales bacterium genomic region harbors:
- a CDS encoding acetyl-CoA C-acetyltransferase, producing the protein MTIDAYVFDAVRTPRGRGKANGALHDVTPIRLLTGLFQALQQRQQLDTSQVDDVVLGCVTPIGEQGGDIARTAPLYAGWNLDTPGMQLNRFCASGLEAVNLAAMKVRSGWEQLVVAGGVESMSRLPMGSDGGAIMDDPNVSETIGFVPQGISADLIASLEGFSRADVDNFAFDSQQRAAFARANGHFRAIVPVRDDAGNVLLDYDEHMRPETTREGLAMLRPAFERMGLARFDAIALRKYTQIDHIEHVHTAGNSSGIVDGAALVLVGAKAKGAALGLRPRARIRAAALVGDEPTIMLTGPAPATRKALRNAGMSLSDIDLIEINEAFAAVVLKFMKEMGLDNTERINVNGGAIALGHPLGATGAILLGTALDELERRDLNTALITLCAGGGMGIATIIERV; encoded by the coding sequence ATGACGATTGACGCTTATGTTTTTGACGCAGTACGGACGCCGCGTGGACGGGGGAAAGCGAACGGGGCGCTGCACGACGTGACGCCCATTCGCCTGCTCACGGGCCTCTTTCAGGCCTTACAGCAGCGGCAGCAGTTGGACACGTCGCAAGTGGACGACGTGGTTTTGGGCTGCGTAACACCCATTGGCGAGCAGGGGGGAGACATTGCCCGCACGGCGCCGCTGTACGCAGGCTGGAATCTGGACACGCCGGGGATGCAGCTCAACCGTTTTTGCGCTTCCGGCCTGGAAGCGGTGAACCTGGCGGCCATGAAGGTGCGCTCTGGATGGGAGCAGTTGGTGGTGGCGGGGGGCGTGGAATCCATGTCACGGCTGCCCATGGGGTCGGATGGCGGGGCGATCATGGACGACCCCAACGTGAGCGAGACGATTGGCTTTGTGCCGCAGGGCATCAGCGCCGACTTGATCGCCTCGCTGGAGGGATTCAGCCGCGCCGACGTGGACAACTTCGCTTTTGATTCGCAACAGCGGGCGGCTTTTGCGCGGGCAAACGGGCATTTCCGCGCCATTGTGCCCGTGCGCGACGATGCCGGGAATGTGCTGCTGGATTACGATGAACACATGCGCCCGGAGACGACGCGGGAGGGGCTGGCAATGCTGCGTCCCGCTTTCGAGAGGATGGGGTTGGCCCGTTTTGACGCCATTGCGCTGCGCAAGTACACGCAGATCGACCACATTGAGCACGTACACACGGCGGGGAATTCGTCGGGGATTGTGGATGGGGCGGCGCTGGTGCTGGTAGGGGCAAAGGCGAAGGGAGCGGCGTTGGGATTGCGCCCGCGGGCGCGGATTCGGGCGGCGGCGCTGGTAGGGGATGAACCGACGATTATGCTCACGGGTCCAGCTCCGGCGACGCGCAAGGCTTTAAGGAATGCCGGCATGTCCCTCTCCGACATTGACCTGATCGAAATCAACGAAGCCTTCGCCGCCGTCGTCCTCAAATTTATGAAAGAGATGGGCCTGGACAACACCGAACGCATCAACGTCAACGGCGGCGCTATTGCTCTGGGGCATCCCCTGGGGGCCACCGGCGCGATCCTGCTGGGCACGGCGCTGGACGAACTGGAGCGGCGCGACCTGAACACGGCGCTGATCACCCTCTGCGCCGGCGGCGGCATGGGCATCGCCACGATCATTGAGCGCGTCTAA
- a CDS encoding molybdopterin-dependent oxidoreductase, translated as MSKPQPDHVHFRTCNLCEAMCGLRISMRDRQIIAIEGDKEDPFSRGHICPKAVALQDIYHDPDRLKFPVRRTAAGWQRIGWEEAFAEVAARLRAVQAAHGRNAVGIYQGNPSVHNMGTLLYAAPFIRALRTRNRFSATSVDQLPHHLAAYLMFGHQYLVPVPDVDRTDYMLILGANPLVSNGSMMTAAGIADRLRRIQQRGGKIVVIDPRRSETAARADEHFFARPGSDALLLAAMLHVIFAEGLARTNGWQAYSDHLAQAQEAVAAFTPARVADAVGMAAADICRLAREFCAATRAVCYGRIGTSTQAFGGLCHWLINLLNIVSGNFDRAGGAMFTHPAIDVVSIVGATGRTGGYGRWRSRVRGLPEFGGELPVAALAEEILTPGEERIRALVTSAGNPVLSTPHGRQLDDALAQLDFMVAIDIYVNETTRHAHIILPPTTGLETSHYDLAFHVLAVQNTAKYSPALFAPEPDMRHDWQIFQALRAHLEAGEGEPPRRDKGDVFQRRPETILDLGLRYGPYGSWGGRRGRADGLNLAKLKRQPHGVDLGALRSCMPARLYTPTHRIELAPELFVADMARLAAHFFGGNAGREHTFDLALIGRRQLRSNNSWMHNSHRLVKGKERCTLLLHPEDAAVRGLQTGDMALVCSRVGQVRAQVAVSDEVMAGVVSLPHGWGHDRSGILLAVARENAGISINDLTDDHTIDPLTGNAAFSNVRVRVEKA; from the coding sequence ATGAGCAAGCCCCAGCCCGACCACGTTCACTTCCGCACCTGCAACCTGTGCGAAGCGATGTGCGGCCTGCGCATTTCCATGCGCGACCGGCAAATCATCGCCATTGAAGGGGACAAAGAGGACCCGTTCAGCCGCGGGCACATCTGCCCCAAGGCCGTGGCCCTGCAAGACATCTACCACGATCCCGACCGCCTCAAATTTCCCGTGCGGCGCACCGCCGCCGGCTGGCAGCGGATCGGCTGGGAGGAAGCCTTCGCGGAAGTGGCCGCCCGCCTGCGCGCCGTGCAGGCGGCGCACGGGCGCAACGCCGTGGGCATCTATCAGGGCAATCCCTCCGTACACAACATGGGCACGCTGCTCTACGCCGCGCCTTTCATTCGCGCCCTGCGCACGCGCAACCGTTTTTCCGCCACCTCCGTGGACCAACTGCCACACCATCTAGCCGCCTACCTCATGTTCGGCCACCAATACCTCGTTCCCGTCCCCGACGTGGATCGCACCGACTACATGCTCATCCTGGGCGCGAACCCCCTCGTCTCCAACGGCAGCATGATGACGGCGGCGGGCATTGCCGACCGCCTGCGGCGCATTCAACAGCGCGGCGGCAAAATCGTGGTCATTGACCCGCGCCGCAGCGAAACCGCCGCGCGCGCCGACGAACATTTCTTCGCGCGGCCGGGCAGCGACGCGCTGCTGCTGGCGGCCATGCTGCACGTTATCTTTGCCGAGGGCCTGGCGCGGACCAATGGGTGGCAGGCGTACAGCGACCATCTGGCGCAGGCGCAAGAAGCGGTGGCCGCCTTCACGCCGGCGCGCGTGGCGGATGCCGTGGGCATGGCGGCGGCGGACATTTGTCGCCTGGCGCGGGAATTTTGCGCCGCCACGCGCGCCGTCTGCTATGGGCGCATCGGCACATCCACACAGGCGTTTGGCGGCCTTTGCCACTGGCTGATCAACCTGCTGAACATCGTCAGCGGTAATTTTGACCGCGCCGGCGGGGCCATGTTCACCCATCCGGCCATTGACGTGGTGAGCATCGTGGGCGCGACGGGGCGCACGGGCGGCTATGGGCGCTGGCGCAGCCGCGTGCGCGGGCTGCCGGAATTCGGCGGGGAACTGCCCGTGGCTGCGCTGGCGGAGGAAATCTTGACGCCGGGCGAGGAACGGATTCGGGCGTTGGTGACGAGTGCCGGCAATCCCGTTCTCTCCACGCCCCATGGACGTCAGCTTGATGACGCCCTGGCGCAGCTTGATTTCATGGTGGCGATTGACATTTACGTGAACGAAACCACGCGGCACGCGCACATCATTTTGCCGCCGACGACGGGGTTGGAAACATCCCATTACGATCTCGCTTTCCACGTGCTGGCGGTGCAGAACACGGCCAAGTATTCCCCCGCGCTGTTTGCGCCGGAGCCGGACATGCGGCACGACTGGCAGATTTTCCAGGCGCTGCGGGCGCATCTGGAGGCGGGGGAAGGCGAACCGCCGCGCCGGGACAAGGGGGACGTGTTCCAGCGGCGACCGGAGACGATCCTGGACCTGGGGCTGCGGTATGGGCCGTATGGGTCGTGGGGCGGGCGACGGGGGCGGGCGGATGGGCTGAATCTGGCGAAGTTGAAGCGGCAGCCGCATGGGGTGGATTTAGGGGCGCTGCGGTCGTGTATGCCGGCACGACTCTACACCCCCACGCACCGGATCGAACTGGCTCCGGAGCTATTTGTTGCGGACATGGCGCGGCTGGCGGCGCACTTCTTCGGCGGAAATGCCGGCAGGGAACACACCTTTGACCTGGCCTTGATCGGGCGGCGGCAGTTGCGGAGCAACAACTCGTGGATGCACAACAGCCACCGACTGGTGAAGGGGAAAGAACGGTGTACGCTGCTGCTGCATCCGGAGGACGCGGCGGTGCGGGGGCTGCAAACGGGGGATATGGCGCTGGTTTGCTCGCGGGTGGGGCAGGTGCGGGCGCAGGTGGCGGTGAGCGACGAGGTGATGGCGGGGGTGGTCAGTTTGCCGCATGGGTGGGGGCATGATCGGTCGGGGATTTTGCTGGCGGTGGCGCGGGAGAATGCCGGCATTTCCATCAACGACCTCACCGACGACCACACCATCGACCCCCTCACCGGCAACGCCGCCTTCAGCAACGTGCGCGTGCGTGTAGAAAAAGCGTAA
- a CDS encoding FG-GAP repeat protein: MSADSHERAPLLPCSPARTRRLLNLTTLTLLLTSLSLWALRWSAQAAPPPAANPVVVREIDQARNLTINGVHAVDLSGIRQDVGDLNMDGLPDLVIGARQADPDGREDAGETYILFGPLAAGSLELSTDADVTIHGIDAGDHSGIGVAVGDFNADGINDLTIGARRADPDGRENAGEAYIIFGPFAPGVYELNDIRDVTFNGIDPFDETGVGVAGGDVNGDGYEDLTVGARQADPDGREDAGETYVVFGPFGAGMTVELAQADLLIKGKRRGDLSGYGVDTGDINHDGHLDLLVGAWAAEGSGVLNAGELYVLFGPRSAGTWDLNSDADITISGLGQEDHLGVGARSGDLNLDGYDDLMIGATTSDPDGRMEAGRAFIVYGPLDAGYYHVGDIANFYFNGIDPADYFGIGVANGDLTNDGIPDLIFGAFRADPHDKFNAGETYVVFGSLADVSLTMQANTPQPQTGMPLTYELIMANGGPGPAPNVAIVDRLSPDVTYAGSNVAECSYDPQAHAVTCLFPGLAANTAFSLYISVIPDTDGTITNTATIVSDVLDADLGNNAGIAMTIVAPACAGLTPTILGTEGADQLVGTAGNDVIFARGGDDTILGGDGDDVICGGTGDDQISGNAGSDQILGENGNDQLTGLDGDDTFWGGAGDDLIIGGPGNDSANCGSEDDYFDGGADYDTALPNCEVTVNVEASPEAFPLRGTPQDG; this comes from the coding sequence TTGTCCGCTGACAGCCATGAACGCGCTCCCCTGCTCCCCTGTTCCCCCGCCCGCACCCGGCGGCTATTAAATCTAACCACCCTCACCCTGCTGCTCACGAGCCTTAGCTTGTGGGCGCTGCGGTGGAGCGCACAGGCCGCGCCGCCACCGGCCGCCAACCCCGTGGTGGTGCGCGAGATTGACCAGGCGCGCAACCTGACCATCAACGGCGTTCATGCCGTAGACCTTTCCGGCATTCGGCAGGACGTAGGCGACCTGAACATGGACGGGCTGCCCGACCTGGTGATTGGGGCGCGGCAGGCGGACCCGGACGGGCGCGAGGATGCCGGCGAGACATACATCTTGTTTGGTCCGCTGGCGGCAGGGTCTCTGGAACTGAGTACGGACGCGGACGTGACCATTCATGGGATTGATGCCGGCGACCATTCGGGCATTGGCGTGGCTGTGGGGGATTTTAACGCGGACGGCATCAATGACCTGACGATTGGCGCGCGGCGCGCCGACCCGGATGGACGGGAAAACGCGGGCGAGGCGTACATCATTTTTGGCCCATTCGCGCCGGGCGTCTATGAATTGAACGACATCCGCGACGTGACCTTCAACGGCATTGATCCGTTTGATGAAACGGGCGTGGGCGTGGCCGGCGGGGACGTGAACGGGGACGGCTACGAGGATTTGACCGTGGGCGCGCGGCAGGCGGACCCGGACGGGCGCGAGGATGCCGGCGAAACTTACGTCGTTTTCGGGCCGTTTGGCGCGGGCATGACGGTGGAACTGGCGCAAGCGGACTTGCTCATTAAGGGAAAGCGGCGGGGCGATCTCTCCGGGTATGGCGTGGACACGGGGGACATCAACCACGACGGACACCTTGATTTGCTGGTGGGCGCGTGGGCGGCGGAGGGGAGCGGCGTGCTGAATGCGGGGGAGTTGTACGTGTTGTTTGGGCCACGTTCTGCCGGCACTTGGGACCTAAACAGCGACGCGGACATCACCATCAGCGGCCTGGGCCAGGAAGACCACCTGGGCGTGGGCGCGCGCAGCGGCGACCTCAACCTGGATGGCTACGATGACCTGATGATCGGCGCCACCACCTCCGACCCCGACGGGCGCATGGAAGCGGGGCGCGCCTTCATCGTCTACGGACCGCTGGACGCCGGCTACTACCATGTGGGAGACATTGCCAACTTCTATTTCAACGGCATTGATCCCGCCGACTACTTCGGCATTGGCGTCGCCAACGGCGACCTGACCAACGACGGCATCCCCGACCTCATTTTTGGCGCTTTCCGCGCCGACCCACACGACAAGTTCAACGCGGGCGAAACTTACGTCGTCTTTGGCAGCCTGGCCGACGTGTCCCTGACGATGCAGGCGAACACGCCGCAGCCACAAACGGGCATGCCGCTGACGTATGAACTGATAATGGCGAACGGTGGCCCCGGCCCCGCGCCCAACGTGGCGATTGTGGATCGGTTGTCGCCAGATGTGACGTATGCCGGCAGCAACGTCGCCGAATGCAGTTACGATCCCCAGGCGCACGCCGTCACCTGCCTTTTCCCCGGACTGGCGGCAAATACCGCTTTCTCGTTGTACATTTCCGTGATACCGGATACGGATGGGACGATCACGAATACGGCCACGATTGTCAGCGACGTGTTGGATGCCGATTTGGGCAATAATGCCGGCATCGCCATGACCATCGTCGCGCCGGCCTGCGCCGGTCTCACGCCGACGATTCTGGGCACGGAGGGGGCGGACCAACTGGTGGGCACGGCGGGGAATGACGTGATTTTTGCGCGGGGTGGGGATGATACGATTCTGGGCGGGGACGGGGACGATGTGATTTGTGGGGGAACGGGGGATGATCAGATCAGCGGAAATGCCGGCAGCGACCAGATACTGGGCGAAAACGGCAACGACCAACTCACGGGGCTGGACGGTGATGACACCTTCTGGGGTGGCGCCGGGGACGACCTGATCATCGGTGGTCCGGGAAATGACAGCGCCAACTGCGGCAGCGAGGACGATTACTTCGATGGCGGCGCCGATTACGATACCGCCCTGCCCAACTGCGAAGTCACCGTCAACGTCGAAGCCAGTCCCGAAGCGTTCCCCCTGCGCGGAACGCCCCAGGATGGATGA
- a CDS encoding extracellular solute-binding protein has protein sequence MKKSRLIFIFSLLLIASMMLAACGGGTEPAGDSSSAATNADTETAAATEAPAEEPTEAPMEETTTGDAIEIRWYVGLGAGTDEATIQAQEDVVAAYNASQDKIVLKLEIVDNASAYDVLNTQIAAGNAPDIVGPMGIRGRASFPGAWMDMNPLIAANNYDLSDFDPALVDFYVFEGEQLGIPFAVFPSFTFFNRDLFDEAGLPYPPQEYGVPYVDADGNEMDWNTETVRELAMLLTVDANGNDATSPDFDIENIVQFGYGNMWGDMRAIATLFGPGSLVDASGNAQFPDNWREAMHWYYTGMWEEGWYPNGVYGNSDILSAGNWFESGNLAMANVHLWYAACCVGALESQWDAAAVPSYNGVTTAKLHADTFGIMKTSQHPQEAFEVLTYLLGEKAGELAAIYGGMPARLSLQDSYFDDLRTKSFGATSGADINWDVVRASLSYPDNPSHEEGLPSFLEASDRYAQLSQLMDQNPGLDLDAEIDTLVKDLQAIYDAAK, from the coding sequence ATGAAGAAATCCCGTTTGATATTCATCTTTAGCCTGTTACTGATCGCCAGTATGATGCTCGCCGCCTGCGGCGGCGGCACGGAGCCAGCCGGCGATTCATCATCCGCCGCAACCAATGCGGACACGGAAACAGCCGCGGCCACGGAAGCGCCCGCCGAAGAACCCACGGAAGCCCCCATGGAAGAGACCACCACCGGTGACGCCATCGAAATCCGCTGGTATGTGGGCCTGGGCGCGGGGACCGACGAAGCCACGATTCAGGCGCAAGAAGACGTAGTAGCCGCCTACAATGCATCGCAGGACAAAATCGTCCTGAAGTTGGAAATCGTGGACAATGCTTCCGCCTATGACGTGTTGAACACCCAGATTGCCGCCGGTAACGCGCCGGACATCGTCGGCCCCATGGGCATTCGGGGGCGCGCCTCCTTCCCCGGCGCCTGGATGGACATGAACCCGCTGATCGCGGCCAACAACTACGACTTGAGCGACTTTGACCCCGCGCTGGTCGATTTCTACGTCTTTGAGGGCGAGCAGTTGGGCATCCCCTTCGCCGTTTTCCCTTCGTTCACCTTCTTCAACCGAGACCTGTTTGATGAAGCCGGTCTGCCCTACCCGCCGCAGGAATACGGTGTGCCTTACGTGGATGCGGACGGCAACGAGATGGATTGGAACACCGAAACCGTGCGCGAGCTGGCCATGCTCTTGACCGTGGACGCCAACGGTAACGACGCCACCAGCCCCGACTTTGACATTGAAAACATCGTTCAGTTCGGTTACGGCAATATGTGGGGGGACATGCGCGCCATTGCCACCCTGTTTGGTCCGGGCAGCCTGGTTGACGCCAGCGGTAATGCGCAGTTCCCGGACAACTGGCGCGAGGCGATGCACTGGTACTACACCGGTATGTGGGAGGAAGGCTGGTATCCCAACGGCGTCTATGGCAACAGTGACATTCTGTCCGCCGGCAACTGGTTTGAATCCGGCAACCTGGCCATGGCCAATGTGCATCTCTGGTACGCCGCCTGCTGCGTTGGCGCATTGGAATCACAATGGGACGCGGCTGCCGTGCCTTCCTACAATGGCGTGACCACGGCGAAACTGCACGCGGATACGTTCGGCATCATGAAGACGAGCCAGCACCCGCAAGAAGCGTTCGAGGTATTGACCTACCTGTTGGGCGAGAAGGCGGGTGAACTGGCGGCGATCTATGGTGGAATGCCGGCACGCCTGAGCCTGCAAGACTCCTACTTCGATGATCTGCGCACGAAATCCTTTGGCGCCACCTCCGGCGCGGACATCAATTGGGACGTCGTTCGCGCCAGCCTTTCCTACCCGGACAACCCCAGCCACGAAGAAGGTCTGCCCAGCTTCCTCGAAGCCAGCGACCGGTACGCGCAGTTGAGCCAATTGATGGACCAGAATCCGGGCCTCGACCTTGACGCGGAAATCGACACCCTGGTGAAAGACCTGCAAGCCATCTACGACGCCGCCAAATAG
- a CDS encoding acyl-CoA dehydrogenase family protein, protein MKPDLLTGEHRMFQDAVRRFVEREIAPHHEQWEAEGIVPRELWRQAGELGFLCMDVPEAYAGMGVNDFRYSAIIIEELARVNATGPGFAIHTDMVTPYIIRHGSEEQKQRWLPRLAAGEMIGAVAMTEPNTGSDLAGVQTTAVRQGDHYVLNGQKTFISNGILSDLVVVVAKTDVNAGSRGVSLLVVERGMEGFERGRNLDKIGIHAQDTAELFFHNVRVPRENLLGQEGHGFYYLMQGLPRERLTIALTAVASAEAALAWTLQYCQERTAFGQPIGKFQNSRFALAEMHTEVEIGRVFIDHCIEAHNAGTLTAEKAAMAKYWTTDMQWRVTDQCLQLHGGYGYMLEYPIARAFRDCRAQRIYGGTNEIMKEVIGRALGV, encoded by the coding sequence ATGAAACCAGACCTTCTAACCGGTGAACACCGCATGTTTCAGGACGCCGTGCGCCGCTTTGTGGAACGGGAAATTGCGCCGCACCATGAGCAGTGGGAGGCGGAGGGGATTGTCCCCCGCGAATTGTGGCGGCAGGCGGGCGAATTGGGCTTTTTGTGCATGGATGTGCCGGAGGCGTATGCCGGCATGGGCGTCAACGACTTCCGTTACAGCGCCATCATCATCGAGGAGCTGGCCCGCGTGAATGCCACCGGACCGGGCTTTGCCATCCACACCGACATGGTCACGCCGTACATCATCCGGCACGGGTCGGAGGAACAGAAACAGCGCTGGCTGCCGCGCCTGGCAGCGGGGGAGATGATCGGGGCGGTGGCGATGACGGAGCCGAACACGGGCAGCGACCTGGCGGGCGTGCAGACGACGGCGGTGCGCCAGGGGGACCACTATGTGCTAAACGGGCAGAAGACGTTTATCTCCAATGGCATCCTCAGCGACCTGGTGGTGGTGGTGGCGAAGACGGACGTAAATGCCGGCAGTCGCGGCGTGTCGCTGCTGGTCGTGGAAAGAGGCATGGAAGGCTTCGAGCGCGGGCGCAATCTGGACAAAATTGGCATCCATGCCCAGGACACCGCCGAGCTTTTCTTCCACAACGTGCGCGTGCCGCGGGAAAATCTGCTGGGTCAGGAGGGTCACGGTTTCTACTACCTGATGCAGGGCCTGCCCCGCGAACGCCTGACGATTGCCCTTACCGCGGTGGCTTCGGCGGAGGCGGCGCTGGCGTGGACGCTACAATACTGCCAGGAGCGCACCGCTTTTGGGCAACCGATTGGCAAGTTCCAAAACAGCCGCTTCGCGCTGGCGGAAATGCACACGGAGGTGGAGATCGGGCGCGTGTTCATTGATCATTGCATTGAGGCGCATAATGCCGGCACACTAACCGCCGAAAAAGCCGCCATGGCCAAATACTGGACCACCGACATGCAGTGGCGCGTCACCGACCAATGCCTGCAACTCCACGGCGGCTACGGCTACATGCTAGAGTACCCCATTGCCCGCGCCTTCCGCGACTGCCGCGCCCAACGCATCTATGGCGGCACAAACGAAATCATGAAAGAAGTAATCGGACGCGCGCTCGGCGTTTGA
- a CDS encoding tetratricopeptide repeat protein: protein MALFVSGVNTIFSYLNRHGAYTTARTYLEQALAVVVDDGARAELQRNLGETAAKMGDYETAETCIREALTLARAKSRKSLACDLLLLAGNLAINQGQYDVAASTLGEGVALARQLSDAQKESRFLQGLGMVAAKRSAYADAETHYHQAMTLARAAANQEQIADLLRNLGTLVPRQPKNEG, encoded by the coding sequence ATGGCCTTGTTCGTAAGCGGCGTCAACACCATCTTCTCCTATCTCAACCGCCACGGCGCGTACACCACCGCCCGAACATACCTGGAACAGGCCCTCGCCGTCGTCGTCGATGATGGCGCGCGGGCGGAATTACAGCGCAACCTGGGCGAAACTGCTGCGAAAATGGGTGATTACGAAACAGCGGAAACCTGCATCCGCGAAGCCCTGACGCTGGCGCGCGCCAAATCGCGCAAGTCGCTGGCCTGCGACTTGCTCCTGCTTGCCGGCAACCTGGCCATCAATCAGGGGCAATATGACGTAGCGGCAAGCACATTGGGCGAGGGCGTGGCCCTGGCACGCCAACTAAGTGACGCGCAAAAAGAAAGCCGCTTTTTGCAGGGATTGGGCATGGTGGCCGCCAAACGCAGCGCCTACGCCGACGCGGAAACGCATTACCATCAAGCAATGACGCTGGCACGCGCCGCCGCTAATCAGGAGCAGATCGCCGACCTGCTGCGCAACCTGGGGACGCTAGTACCTCGACAACCTAAAAATGAGGGGTGA
- a CDS encoding LacI family DNA-binding transcriptional regulator, with product MPSPDNKVTILDIAERANVSPSTVSRVLRNSAGVAQEKRDAVYQAVSDLDYRPNIFAQSLASGQSMTIGVLTQNFGSPFYDGILQGILQGMEDTDYWPIFADGRWQPAIEQQALELLLARRVDGLILVGGQLSEPILQRIAAETPLVVVARQLKSMPDRCIYVDNFTAAYQTTRFLLDMGHREIAHITAPVVYHQSVDDIARRLEGYQQALRDAGMEPDPRLLVEGNLQQQSGVLAVEMLLSRGCPFSAIFAANDQMAFGARLALYRRAIRVPEDVSLVGFDDESSAAYMVPPLTTTRQPAAEMGEAAARAILALINDKKPDLPVFQAEMVVRESAVRRR from the coding sequence ATGCCCTCTCCCGACAACAAGGTCACCATTTTAGATATTGCCGAAAGAGCGAATGTATCCCCCAGCACCGTTTCCCGCGTCCTCAGAAACTCCGCCGGCGTGGCCCAGGAAAAACGAGACGCCGTCTATCAGGCAGTGTCGGATCTCGATTATCGACCCAACATCTTCGCCCAAAGCCTTGCCAGCGGCCAATCCATGACGATTGGCGTCCTCACGCAGAATTTTGGCAGCCCATTTTACGATGGCATCTTGCAGGGTATCTTGCAGGGGATGGAGGATACGGATTACTGGCCCATTTTCGCCGATGGCCGCTGGCAGCCGGCGATTGAACAACAGGCGCTGGAGCTGCTCCTGGCTCGTCGCGTTGATGGCCTTATCCTGGTGGGCGGCCAATTAAGTGAGCCGATACTGCAAAGGATCGCGGCGGAAACCCCCCTCGTCGTGGTGGCGCGCCAGTTGAAGTCCATGCCCGACCGCTGCATCTATGTAGACAACTTCACCGCGGCATACCAGACAACACGCTTCCTGCTGGACATGGGGCACCGTGAAATCGCCCACATCACCGCGCCCGTCGTCTATCATCAATCCGTGGATGACATCGCCCGGCGACTTGAGGGGTATCAGCAGGCATTGCGAGATGCCGGCATGGAACCCGACCCGCGCCTGCTGGTGGAAGGAAATTTGCAGCAACAATCCGGTGTGCTGGCCGTGGAGATGCTGTTATCGCGGGGATGCCCGTTCAGCGCCATTTTCGCGGCCAACGACCAGATGGCCTTTGGCGCGCGCCTGGCGCTGTACCGGCGGGCGATTCGCGTGCCTGAAGATGTCTCCCTGGTGGGCTTCGACGATGAATCGTCGGCGGCCTACATGGTTCCCCCCTTGACCACGACGCGCCAGCCGGCGGCGGAAATGGGGGAGGCCGCCGCGCGGGCCATTCTTGCACTGATCAACGACAAAAAACCAGATCTGCCCGTCTTCCAGGCGGAGATGGTGGTGCGAGAGTCAGCGGTGCGCCGCCGCTAA
- a CDS encoding tetratricopeptide repeat protein, giving the protein MRTPQNHIVEVLTARRGLFDQAEAAYAESLQLARALQYRELIATLLLNLGAIMAKHGAAHQAQSCYEEGLEIAREIGHRERISSLLVNLGALAVRQQAFTEADAYLREGLALAREVGHQELICHLLGQLASVATNRADYAAAEAYGREALTRVELLGNRWQKSNILLTLSELHMRTQQWEQAATFASVALTLARDATAQEYEAKALYFLARIAHAQERLAEAHQLGAESVAILHRRRLISLQEMTQWLADLPPVATVGDQIP; this is encoded by the coding sequence ATGCGAACTCCTCAAAATCACATTGTTGAGGTACTAACCGCACGGCGCGGCCTGTTTGATCAAGCGGAAGCAGCGTATGCGGAGTCGCTGCAACTGGCGCGGGCGCTGCAATATCGGGAACTGATCGCCACGCTCTTGCTCAACCTGGGGGCCATTATGGCCAAGCACGGAGCGGCGCACCAGGCGCAAAGCTGCTATGAGGAAGGGTTGGAAATCGCCCGCGAAATCGGCCACCGCGAGCGCATCAGTAGCCTACTCGTTAATCTGGGCGCGCTGGCAGTCAGGCAGCAGGCGTTTACGGAAGCAGATGCCTATTTGCGCGAGGGATTAGCTCTGGCGCGAGAGGTAGGGCATCAGGAACTCATCTGTCATCTGTTGGGGCAACTGGCATCCGTGGCCACCAACCGCGCCGATTACGCGGCGGCGGAAGCGTATGGCCGCGAGGCACTCACCAGGGTGGAATTGCTGGGGAACCGGTGGCAAAAAAGCAACATTCTGCTGACGTTGAGCGAACTGCACATGAGAACACAACAATGGGAGCAGGCAGCGACGTTTGCGTCGGTGGCGCTGACGCTGGCGCGCGACGCGACCGCACAAGAATATGAGGCAAAGGCGCTGTATTTCCTGGCGCGCATCGCCCACGCACAGGAGCGATTGGCGGAGGCGCACCAACTGGGGGCGGAAAGTGTGGCGATTTTACACCGCCGCCGCCTGATCAGTTTGCAAGAGATGACGCAGTGGTTGGCAGATTTGCCGCCAGTGGCGACGGTTGGTGACCAAATTCCATAG